From a region of the Fusarium verticillioides 7600 chromosome 9, whole genome shotgun sequence genome:
- a CDS encoding elongation factor 1-gamma — MTSFGTLYTYMPNARVFKILAAAKLNNLIIEIPAYQHGVTNKSAEFLSKFPAGKVPAFEGPDGFCLVESDAIAQYVAQSGPQASQLLGQDAMSSAKIRQWISFFAEEIYPTVLDLVMWRVGLGAFDETTEIKALAQLAYGLSVLEKHLNPGILLTGDELTLADLTGASTLLWAFMHIIDEPMRQQYPNVVAWYLKVVQNEEVKEVFGKPNLIEKRRIGAK, encoded by the exons ATGACTTCGTTTGGGACCCTTTATACATATATGCCTAATGCGAGAGTTTTCAAG ATTCTCGCTGCAGCAAAactcaacaatctcatcattgagatTCCTGCTTATCAACACGGGGTGACCAACAAGTCAGCAGAGTTTCTCTCCAAATTCCCAGCTGGAAAGGTCCCAGCGTTTGAGGGCCCTGATGGCTTCTGTCTCGTGGAATCTGACGCTATCGCTCAGTATGTAGCCCAGTCAGGCCCTCAAGCAAGTCAGCTGCTTGGCCAAGATGCCATGAGCTCCGCCAAGATCAGACAATggatttctttctttgctgaAGAGATCTACCCTACtgtccttgaccttgttATGTGGCGCGTAGGGTTAGGAGCATTTGATGAAACTACCGAGATAAAGGCACTGGCTCAGCTGGCATATGGTTTATCGGtacttgagaagcatctgAACCCTGGTATATTGCTTACTGGAGATGAACTGACGCTTGCTGATCTAACTGGTGCTTCTACTCTCTTGTGGGCTTTCATGCACATAATTGATGAGCCCATGAGGCAGCAGTATCCGAATGTCGTCGCTTGGTACTTGAAGGTTGTTCAAAATGAGGAAGTTAAGGAAGTTTTTGGGAAGCCCAATTTGATCGAGAAGAGACGTATTGGGGCCAAGTGA